TATTCCATTTCCTGCAGCTTGTTCAGGTGCGTGCGCACCTGGAACTCGGTCCAGCCCGTGAAGCGGCGCACCTGGCGGCGGCTGAACAGGCACACGTCCGGGGTCACTTTTTCCTCGCGGCAACGACTGTCCACCATGTCCCGCAAGAGGATCAACAGCCTCCGCGTCTGCGGCGGAAGCTCGTCGAGCGAGCGGCCCAGCACTTCGTGGGCGATCCGGTTGGCCTCCTCGATATCGGAACGGGTCGCCTCGATATATTCCAAGCCGTCTTTCTCCTTCAGCGGCCTTTGGTGCTGGTGCAAAAGCGCGATCGTGCGGATCAGGGTCAGGTATTTCACATGATCGCGGCGCGTTCTCGTGCGGTCGCTTAGGAAGGTCAGTTGCTTGGCGAAGGGATTGACCACCGGGAGCGGCTTGAGCAGCCGCTGCGCGTTCTTGTGAACGCTCAAAATCCGGTCCCGCTCGACTTTGCGTTTGAGGCCCTCGAAGGTTTCGGCTTCGCGCTGCAGGTCGTGGATCGCTTTCGTCTGCTCTCTCGATTCATCCACGGTGAGGACGAGGCAACGGTTCAGTAATTCTTCGTCGATGTCCACCGCCGTGGTCGTCAGGAAGATCATCACCGGGCCTTCGACGTGGTATTCCTCCGTTTTCATGCGGCCTTGGTCGTCCTTGCCCGTGCTCGCGATCGTCAGTTCCCCTTCGCTTTGCAGGAGCTTGAGGGCGTAGCTCGCCTTCTCCGCTCCCTCTTCCTCGACGATGGCGAGGATTTTGTTCTTCAGGTTCGTCTCCCCGAGGTAGTAGAGGCTTTGGCCCGTCATCGCCGAGTATTTGACGCGCTCCTCTTCCGGAATGAAGGCCAGGATCGATTCCATGAGCGTCGATTTGCCCGCCGCGCTCGTGCTCTGCACGATCACCGCCAAGGGCCGATCCAGCTTCCGCGAGACGCAAGCCAGATACCCGGTCAGCTTGTTCGTCGATTCTCCGACGATCCCGCACGATTCGAAGTCGGCGAGGATGCGGTGCAAAAGGTCCGGGGACCGGAGGAGTTCCAGGGCCTCCGCTTGTTCCTCCTCGGTCATTTCCGGATGGGACGGCTGCGGCTCGGTCGCTGCCCGGATGCGCTCTTCCTGCACTTGTTCGAGGGCCAGCAGCAACTTGCCCAGGTCCCGCTTGATAAGGTCCGGTTCCAGCGTCGTCTCCGAGGCGGCCGCCCGGACGAACGCTTCCCGGTCCTTCGAGCGGTAAAAGTCCAGCGTGTCCAGGTGGAAGCGATCCTCGCAGACAAGGCGAAGGTTCACCTTGAGCACTTCGAGCGAGCCGTTCTTTTGCAGACCCCGGACCCGATACGAACGCGGGCCGAGGTCGAGCAGATAGTCTTCGCCAGAGAGTTTCAGCGCTGGGGAAGTCTCACGCGAAGACCCGAAGGCGCGAAGCTCGTCCTCCGAAGCATTTTTTCCTTTAGTAGCAATATCCTGCCCCACGGTCGCCGCGTCAGCGGCTAAGTTAGCAGCTAAAAGATTAGAAGAAGATGCGCGCGTATCTTGATCTTTGACACGGAAAGGGATTTCACCTTCTTGAGGGACGCAGTGACCAAGCCCTTTGCCACCTGTCGCGCCGTAGCCTTTTGGCGAAGGCGGAAGCCACTCGGCACCGGAGAGAACCGCCTTCAGGGACATTTCAGGTGGAGTGACTTTGAGCGCGTATTCGTTGGAATCCATCCCGGCAGGGAACTTGACCCGGAAGCATTCGATTCCGTGGGATTGGAGACGCTCCGCGTCCCGTTCCGAAGCCCGGTCCCCGGCTTTGTCCCGGTCGTAGGCCAGATAAATCTTCTGCGTCCGGTGCTTCCGGAAGGCTTCGAGGTGTTCGTCCGTAAAGCCTTCCGTTCCCCAGATGCAAGTTACATTCCGGAAGCCATTCACCCAAAAGGTCAGCGCATCGATGATGCTTTCGGTCAGGATGATCTCGGGGGATTTCAGGCACTCCGGGTTCCAGATTCCCGCATGGGGCCCGGGCAAGTAAAGGTGGTAGATGCCGCTCTTTTGACTGCCGACTTTGCGACCGTAGATTTCGCGAACCGCCCCGCCTTCGTCCATAACGGGGAACACCAGCGAGCCGTTAAAATGCTCGTGACCGCTCTCGCGGTAAATCCCCAGCCGCTGCAAGCGGGTGCGGATTTCCGCCCCGTCCTTGCGGTTCTTGTGCGGCAGGGTCAGGCCGAGCGTCCGGTCGGCGTAGCCGATCCGGAACCGCTCGATTGCCTCTTCGTTCCAGAGACCGCGCTTCTTCAGATAGTCGATGGCCGAAGGGTTTTCGTGAAGCCGCTTGGCGTAGTAGCCGAGCACTTGGTCGAAGAGCGTCTGGTCGTCCGCGTCGAACTCGACCGCAGGCGGCAGTTTCGGAACGGAGGACTTCCTCACCGGACCCGCGCTTTTGTAGAGCGAAGGATTCTTCGTGCGCAGCAGCTCGACGGCCTGGCGGAAGCTCACCCCGTCGTAATGCATCACGAAGTCGATCACGCTCCCGCCCTGCCCGCTGCTCATGCAGTGCCACAGGTTCTTCGCCGGGGTCACGATGAAGCTCGGCGTCTTCTCATCC
This genomic stretch from Puniceicoccus vermicola harbors:
- a CDS encoding CHC2 zinc finger domain-containing protein, whose product is MPRIPETELEDLKRSVDLAALVRSKGVELKKHGSKDLAGLSPFTDEKTPSFIVTPAKNLWHCMSSGQGGSVIDFVMHYDGVSFRQAVELLRTKNPSLYKSAGPVRKSSVPKLPPAVEFDADDQTLFDQVLGYYAKRLHENPSAIDYLKKRGLWNEEAIERFRIGYADRTLGLTLPHKNRKDGAEIRTRLQRLGIYRESGHEHFNGSLVFPVMDEGGAVREIYGRKVGSQKSGIYHLYLPGPHAGIWNPECLKSPEIILTESIIDALTFWVNGFRNVTCIWGTEGFTDEHLEAFRKHRTQKIYLAYDRDKAGDRASERDAERLQSHGIECFRVKFPAGMDSNEYALKVTPPEMSLKAVLSGAEWLPPSPKGYGATGGKGLGHCVPQEGEIPFRVKDQDTRASSSNLLAANLAADAATVGQDIATKGKNASEDELRAFGSSRETSPALKLSGEDYLLDLGPRSYRVRGLQKNGSLEVLKVNLRLVCEDRFHLDTLDFYRSKDREAFVRAAASETTLEPDLIKRDLGKLLLALEQVQEERIRAATEPQPSHPEMTEEEQAEALELLRSPDLLHRILADFESCGIVGESTNKLTGYLACVSRKLDRPLAVIVQSTSAAGKSTLMESILAFIPEEERVKYSAMTGQSLYYLGETNLKNKILAIVEEEGAEKASYALKLLQSEGELTIASTGKDDQGRMKTEEYHVEGPVMIFLTTTAVDIDEELLNRCLVLTVDESREQTKAIHDLQREAETFEGLKRKVERDRILSVHKNAQRLLKPLPVVNPFAKQLTFLSDRTRTRRDHVKYLTLIRTIALLHQHQRPLKEKDGLEYIEATRSDIEEANRIAHEVLGRSLDELPPQTRRLLILLRDMVDSRCREEKVTPDVCLFSRRQVRRFTGWTEFQVRTHLNKLQEME